In a genomic window of Gossypium arboreum isolate Shixiya-1 chromosome 7, ASM2569848v2, whole genome shotgun sequence:
- the LOC108466796 gene encoding uncharacterized protein LOC108466796: MGVAVLKPEDCLKLPNPMKQPQNPWHSPNTNTNRTNRSQGNRKKRSPNTSPPSRPTVGRPKAPAKNLVMGQVKILKRGEDLKQSKPDKHVRFVKENVDVDLVSTDCLGPDPGSVPTQIRLTESENNGSKVLPVSFYAGSAFITSPPPSSVPLPAFFTKKIGVALKDDVATSALRRILRLDL, from the coding sequence ATGGGTGTTGCAGTTCTAAAACCAGAAGACTGTTTAAAGCTACCTAATCCCATGAAACAACCTCAAAACCCTTGGCATAGTCCTAATACCAACACTAACCGCACGAATCGTTCACAAGGGAACCGTAAGAAGCGTTCTCCCAACACCTCCCCTCCTTCTCGTCCCACCGTCGGTCGCCCCAAAGCTCCGGCCAAGAATCTCGTCATGGGTCAAGTCAAGATCCTCAAACGCGGCGAAGATCTTAAACAATCTAAGCCGGATAAGCATGTGAGGTTCGTAAAGGAAAACGTTGATGTAGATCTGGTTTCCACCGACTGTTTGGGTCCAGATCCCGGGTCCGTCCCGACCCAGATCCGACTCACCGAGTCAGAAAACAACGGAAGTAAGGTTCTCCCGGTCTCGTTCTACGCTGGGTCTGCCTTTATAACATCTCCCCCTCCAAGTTCTGTTCCGTTGCCTGCGTTTTTCACAAAGAAGATCGGGGTTGCTTTGAAGGATGACGTCGCTACGAGTGCCTTGAGGAGGATATTAAGGCTAGATTTGTAG